A window from Falco naumanni isolate bFalNau1 chromosome 3, bFalNau1.pat, whole genome shotgun sequence encodes these proteins:
- the LOC121085642 gene encoding chloride channel protein ClC-Kb-like isoform X1, translating to MEHPVPEGVRGEKEEERVLVSEQSWRPCPKARRRLQGCLEQVKQQLFRVGEDWYFLFALGVLMATISFMMDLLVSRLYKAHWWLYQEVGDILVLKYLSWTMYPMALAAFSTGFSQSITPHSGGSGIPELKTILTGVVLEDYLAIQNFGAKVVGLTCTLACGSTVFLGKVGPFVHLSAMAAAYLGKMRTTVTREYEDKFKQNEMLVAAQAVGVATVFGAPISGVLFSIEVMSSHFAVRDYWRGFFAATCGAFMFRLLAVFNNDQGKAGWAGCAPSSHYPPPPVAFLGCSPQNHALIPLPPLPETIAAVFKSDLRIDFPFDLLETFFFVILGAVCGLLGCAYLFCQRWLLAAVRENRLTAKLLATDKPIYTVLVVLLIASITFPPGLGQLMASRLTMKEYLTSLFDNLTWGTLAPNASSVANPHSVDPSGLWQEWCHPSATIFGTLAFFLLMKFWMLILATTLPLPAGYFMPIFIYGAAIGRLLGEVVALLFPRGLRSEGDLRPVIPGGYALAGAAAFSGSVTHAISTALLVCEATGHLSHVLPVILAVLVANAITQKHQPSFYDGTIIVKKLPYLPRIRSRHMASYKVVVEEFMERRVVTLVKSGGFEEVLVALDASVDAEYPVVESTGSPMLVGTVSRAQLVTFLQSHKHPQAPPGEKLATAGTLGDNCTIEPIMLQLSPWTSLHQAHHLFELLKLQRIFVTRFGELVGAVSRVELRRAIEELANPK from the exons ATGGAGCACCCTGTCCCTGAGGGGGTGcgtggggagaaggaggaggagagggtgCTGGTGTcggagcagagctggagaccCTGCCCCAAAGCCCGGAGAAGGCTCCAAG ggTGCCTGGAGCAggtgaaacagcagcttttccgTGTGGGGGAGGATTGGTATTTCCTCTTCGCGCTGGGGGTCCTCATGGCCACCATCAGCTTCATGATGGACCTCCTCGTCTCCAGGCTCTACAAGG CCCACTGGTGGCTTTACCAAGAGGTCGGTGACATCTTGGTGCTCAAGTACCTCTCGTGGACCATGTACCCCATGGCGCTGGCAGCCTTCTCCACCGGCTTCTCCCAGAGCATCACCCCGCACTCGGGAG GCTCCGGCATCCCAGAGCTGAAGACCATCCTGACCGGGGTGGTGCTGGAGGACTACCTGGCCATCCAAAATTTCGGAGCCAAGGTGGTGGGGTTGACCTGCACCCTGGCGTGCGGCAGCACTGTTTTCCTTGGCAAAGTG GGTCCCTTTGTCCACCTCTCTGCCATGGCCGCGGCGTATTTGGGGAAGATGCGGACCACGGTCACAAGGGAGTATGAG gACAAGTTCAAGCAGAACGAGATGCTGGTGGCAGCGCAAGCCGTCGGGGTGGCCACGGTTTTCGGGGCACCCATCAGCG GGGTGCTTTTCAGCATCGAGGTGATGTCCTCCCACTTTGCCGTGCGGGATTACTGGCGGGGCTTTTTCGCTGCGACCTGCGGTGCCTTCATGTTTCGCCTCCTCGCCGTCTTCAACAACGATCAAGGcaaggcagggtgggcaggatGTGCCCCCTCTTCCCattaccccccaccccccgtagCATTTTTGGGATGCTCCCCCCAAAACCATGCGCTCATTCCTCTACCCCCCCTCCCAGAAACCATCGCAGCTGTTTTTAAGAGCGACCTCAGGATTGATTTCCCCTTCGACCTCCTGGAGACCTTCTTTTTTGTGATTTTGGG GGCCGTCTGCGGGCTCCTGGGCTGTGCTTACCTCTTCTGCCAGCGCTGGCTGCTGGCGGCCGTCAGAGAGAACCGGCTCACGGCCAAGCTGCTGGCCACCGA CAAGCCCATCTACacagtgctggtggtgctgctcaTCGCCTCCATCACCTTCCcgcctgggctggggcagctgatGGCCTCCAGG CTCACCATGAAGGAATATCTCACCTCCCTCTTTGACAACCTCACGTGGGGCACGCTGGCCCCCAACGCCTCCTCGGTAGCCAACCCCCACAGCGTGGACCCTTCAGGGCTCTGGCAGGAGTGGTGCCACCCCTCTGCCACCATCTTCGGCACCTTGGCCTTCTTCCTACTGATGAAG TTCTGGATGCTGATCCTGGCCaccaccctgcccctgcccgctgGCTACTTCATGCCCATCTTCATCTACG GAGCCGCCATCGGGCGCTTACTGGGGGAGGTGGTGGCCCTGCTCTTCCCCCGAGGCCTCCGTTCGGAGGGGGACCTGCGCCCCGTCATCCCTGGTGGCTACGCCCTGGCCG GCGCAGCCGCCTTTTCAGGCTCAGTGACCCACGCCATCTCCACGGCTTTACTGGTGTGCGAGGCCACCGGTCACCTGAGCCACGTCCTCCCCGTCATCCTGGCCGTGCTGGTGGCCAACGCCATCACCCAGAAACATCAACCATCCTTCTACGATGGCACCATCATTGTCAAGAAGCTGCCCTACCTACCCCGCATCCGCAGCCGGCACATGGC TTCCTACAAAGTGGTGGTGGAGGAGTTCATGGAGCGCCGGGTGGTGACCTTGGTTAAGAGTGGTGGCTTCGAGGAGGTGCTGGTGGCCTTGGATGCCTCTGTTGATGCCGAATACCCCGTGGTGGAGAGCACAG GGTCACCCATGCTGGTGGGCACTgtcagcagagcccagctggtCACCTTTCTCCAGAGCCACAAGCATCCCCAGGCACCCCCAGGGGAGAAG CTGGCCACCGCGGGGACGCTTGGGGACAACTGCACCATCGAGCCCATCATGCTCCAACTCTCACCATGGACCTCCCTGCACCAG GCCCATCACCTCTTTgagctgctgaagctgcagcGCATCTTTGTCACCCGCTttggggagctggtgggagcCGTCAGCCGGGTGGAG CTGCGGAGAGCAATCGAGGAGCTCGCCAACCCCAAGTGA
- the LOC121085642 gene encoding chloride channel protein ClC-Kb-like isoform X3: MEHPVPEGVRGEKEEERVLVSEQSWRPCPKARRRLQGCLEQVKQQLFRVGEDWYFLFALGVLMATISFMMDLLVSRLYKAHWWLYQEVGDILVLKYLSWTMYPMALAAFSTGFSQSITPHSGGSGIPELKTILTGVVLEDYLAIQNFGAKVVGLTCTLACGSTVFLGKVGPFVHLSAMAAAYLGKMRTTVTREYEDKFKQNEMLVAAQAVGVATVFGAPISGVLFSIEVMSSHFAVRDYWRGFFAATCGAFMFRLLAVFNNDQETIAAVFKSDLRIDFPFDLLETFFFVILGKPIYTVLVVLLIASITFPPGLGQLMASRLTMKEYLTSLFDNLTWGTLAPNASSVANPHSVDPSGLWQEWCHPSATIFGTLAFFLLMKFWMLILATTLPLPAGYFMPIFIYGAAIGRLLGEVVALLFPRGLRSEGDLRPVIPGGYALAGAAAFSGSVTHAISTALLVCEATGHLSHVLPVILAVLVANAITQKHQPSFYDGTIIVKKLPYLPRIRSRHMASYKVVVEEFMERRVVTLVKSGGFEEVLVALDASVDAEYPVVESTGSPMLVGTVSRAQLVTFLQSHKHPQAPPGEKLATAGTLGDNCTIEPIMLQLSPWTSLHQAHHLFELLKLQRIFVTRFGELVGAVSRVELRRAIEELANPK, translated from the exons ATGGAGCACCCTGTCCCTGAGGGGGTGcgtggggagaaggaggaggagagggtgCTGGTGTcggagcagagctggagaccCTGCCCCAAAGCCCGGAGAAGGCTCCAAG ggTGCCTGGAGCAggtgaaacagcagcttttccgTGTGGGGGAGGATTGGTATTTCCTCTTCGCGCTGGGGGTCCTCATGGCCACCATCAGCTTCATGATGGACCTCCTCGTCTCCAGGCTCTACAAGG CCCACTGGTGGCTTTACCAAGAGGTCGGTGACATCTTGGTGCTCAAGTACCTCTCGTGGACCATGTACCCCATGGCGCTGGCAGCCTTCTCCACCGGCTTCTCCCAGAGCATCACCCCGCACTCGGGAG GCTCCGGCATCCCAGAGCTGAAGACCATCCTGACCGGGGTGGTGCTGGAGGACTACCTGGCCATCCAAAATTTCGGAGCCAAGGTGGTGGGGTTGACCTGCACCCTGGCGTGCGGCAGCACTGTTTTCCTTGGCAAAGTG GGTCCCTTTGTCCACCTCTCTGCCATGGCCGCGGCGTATTTGGGGAAGATGCGGACCACGGTCACAAGGGAGTATGAG gACAAGTTCAAGCAGAACGAGATGCTGGTGGCAGCGCAAGCCGTCGGGGTGGCCACGGTTTTCGGGGCACCCATCAGCG GGGTGCTTTTCAGCATCGAGGTGATGTCCTCCCACTTTGCCGTGCGGGATTACTGGCGGGGCTTTTTCGCTGCGACCTGCGGTGCCTTCATGTTTCGCCTCCTCGCCGTCTTCAACAACGATCAAG AAACCATCGCAGCTGTTTTTAAGAGCGACCTCAGGATTGATTTCCCCTTCGACCTCCTGGAGACCTTCTTTTTTGTGATTTTGGG CAAGCCCATCTACacagtgctggtggtgctgctcaTCGCCTCCATCACCTTCCcgcctgggctggggcagctgatGGCCTCCAGG CTCACCATGAAGGAATATCTCACCTCCCTCTTTGACAACCTCACGTGGGGCACGCTGGCCCCCAACGCCTCCTCGGTAGCCAACCCCCACAGCGTGGACCCTTCAGGGCTCTGGCAGGAGTGGTGCCACCCCTCTGCCACCATCTTCGGCACCTTGGCCTTCTTCCTACTGATGAAG TTCTGGATGCTGATCCTGGCCaccaccctgcccctgcccgctgGCTACTTCATGCCCATCTTCATCTACG GAGCCGCCATCGGGCGCTTACTGGGGGAGGTGGTGGCCCTGCTCTTCCCCCGAGGCCTCCGTTCGGAGGGGGACCTGCGCCCCGTCATCCCTGGTGGCTACGCCCTGGCCG GCGCAGCCGCCTTTTCAGGCTCAGTGACCCACGCCATCTCCACGGCTTTACTGGTGTGCGAGGCCACCGGTCACCTGAGCCACGTCCTCCCCGTCATCCTGGCCGTGCTGGTGGCCAACGCCATCACCCAGAAACATCAACCATCCTTCTACGATGGCACCATCATTGTCAAGAAGCTGCCCTACCTACCCCGCATCCGCAGCCGGCACATGGC TTCCTACAAAGTGGTGGTGGAGGAGTTCATGGAGCGCCGGGTGGTGACCTTGGTTAAGAGTGGTGGCTTCGAGGAGGTGCTGGTGGCCTTGGATGCCTCTGTTGATGCCGAATACCCCGTGGTGGAGAGCACAG GGTCACCCATGCTGGTGGGCACTgtcagcagagcccagctggtCACCTTTCTCCAGAGCCACAAGCATCCCCAGGCACCCCCAGGGGAGAAG CTGGCCACCGCGGGGACGCTTGGGGACAACTGCACCATCGAGCCCATCATGCTCCAACTCTCACCATGGACCTCCCTGCACCAG GCCCATCACCTCTTTgagctgctgaagctgcagcGCATCTTTGTCACCCGCTttggggagctggtgggagcCGTCAGCCGGGTGGAG CTGCGGAGAGCAATCGAGGAGCTCGCCAACCCCAAGTGA
- the LOC121085642 gene encoding chloride channel protein ClC-Kb-like isoform X2, which yields MEHPVPEGVRGEKEEERVLVSEQSWRPCPKARRRLQGCLEQVKQQLFRVGEDWYFLFALGVLMATISFMMDLLVSRLYKAHWWLYQEVGDILVLKYLSWTMYPMALAAFSTGFSQSITPHSGGSGIPELKTILTGVVLEDYLAIQNFGAKVVGLTCTLACGSTVFLGKVGPFVHLSAMAAAYLGKMRTTVTREYEDKFKQNEMLVAAQAVGVATVFGAPISGVLFSIEVMSSHFAVRDYWRGFFAATCGAFMFRLLAVFNNDQETIAAVFKSDLRIDFPFDLLETFFFVILGAVCGLLGCAYLFCQRWLLAAVRENRLTAKLLATDKPIYTVLVVLLIASITFPPGLGQLMASRLTMKEYLTSLFDNLTWGTLAPNASSVANPHSVDPSGLWQEWCHPSATIFGTLAFFLLMKFWMLILATTLPLPAGYFMPIFIYGAAIGRLLGEVVALLFPRGLRSEGDLRPVIPGGYALAGAAAFSGSVTHAISTALLVCEATGHLSHVLPVILAVLVANAITQKHQPSFYDGTIIVKKLPYLPRIRSRHMASYKVVVEEFMERRVVTLVKSGGFEEVLVALDASVDAEYPVVESTGSPMLVGTVSRAQLVTFLQSHKHPQAPPGEKLATAGTLGDNCTIEPIMLQLSPWTSLHQAHHLFELLKLQRIFVTRFGELVGAVSRVELRRAIEELANPK from the exons ATGGAGCACCCTGTCCCTGAGGGGGTGcgtggggagaaggaggaggagagggtgCTGGTGTcggagcagagctggagaccCTGCCCCAAAGCCCGGAGAAGGCTCCAAG ggTGCCTGGAGCAggtgaaacagcagcttttccgTGTGGGGGAGGATTGGTATTTCCTCTTCGCGCTGGGGGTCCTCATGGCCACCATCAGCTTCATGATGGACCTCCTCGTCTCCAGGCTCTACAAGG CCCACTGGTGGCTTTACCAAGAGGTCGGTGACATCTTGGTGCTCAAGTACCTCTCGTGGACCATGTACCCCATGGCGCTGGCAGCCTTCTCCACCGGCTTCTCCCAGAGCATCACCCCGCACTCGGGAG GCTCCGGCATCCCAGAGCTGAAGACCATCCTGACCGGGGTGGTGCTGGAGGACTACCTGGCCATCCAAAATTTCGGAGCCAAGGTGGTGGGGTTGACCTGCACCCTGGCGTGCGGCAGCACTGTTTTCCTTGGCAAAGTG GGTCCCTTTGTCCACCTCTCTGCCATGGCCGCGGCGTATTTGGGGAAGATGCGGACCACGGTCACAAGGGAGTATGAG gACAAGTTCAAGCAGAACGAGATGCTGGTGGCAGCGCAAGCCGTCGGGGTGGCCACGGTTTTCGGGGCACCCATCAGCG GGGTGCTTTTCAGCATCGAGGTGATGTCCTCCCACTTTGCCGTGCGGGATTACTGGCGGGGCTTTTTCGCTGCGACCTGCGGTGCCTTCATGTTTCGCCTCCTCGCCGTCTTCAACAACGATCAAG AAACCATCGCAGCTGTTTTTAAGAGCGACCTCAGGATTGATTTCCCCTTCGACCTCCTGGAGACCTTCTTTTTTGTGATTTTGGG GGCCGTCTGCGGGCTCCTGGGCTGTGCTTACCTCTTCTGCCAGCGCTGGCTGCTGGCGGCCGTCAGAGAGAACCGGCTCACGGCCAAGCTGCTGGCCACCGA CAAGCCCATCTACacagtgctggtggtgctgctcaTCGCCTCCATCACCTTCCcgcctgggctggggcagctgatGGCCTCCAGG CTCACCATGAAGGAATATCTCACCTCCCTCTTTGACAACCTCACGTGGGGCACGCTGGCCCCCAACGCCTCCTCGGTAGCCAACCCCCACAGCGTGGACCCTTCAGGGCTCTGGCAGGAGTGGTGCCACCCCTCTGCCACCATCTTCGGCACCTTGGCCTTCTTCCTACTGATGAAG TTCTGGATGCTGATCCTGGCCaccaccctgcccctgcccgctgGCTACTTCATGCCCATCTTCATCTACG GAGCCGCCATCGGGCGCTTACTGGGGGAGGTGGTGGCCCTGCTCTTCCCCCGAGGCCTCCGTTCGGAGGGGGACCTGCGCCCCGTCATCCCTGGTGGCTACGCCCTGGCCG GCGCAGCCGCCTTTTCAGGCTCAGTGACCCACGCCATCTCCACGGCTTTACTGGTGTGCGAGGCCACCGGTCACCTGAGCCACGTCCTCCCCGTCATCCTGGCCGTGCTGGTGGCCAACGCCATCACCCAGAAACATCAACCATCCTTCTACGATGGCACCATCATTGTCAAGAAGCTGCCCTACCTACCCCGCATCCGCAGCCGGCACATGGC TTCCTACAAAGTGGTGGTGGAGGAGTTCATGGAGCGCCGGGTGGTGACCTTGGTTAAGAGTGGTGGCTTCGAGGAGGTGCTGGTGGCCTTGGATGCCTCTGTTGATGCCGAATACCCCGTGGTGGAGAGCACAG GGTCACCCATGCTGGTGGGCACTgtcagcagagcccagctggtCACCTTTCTCCAGAGCCACAAGCATCCCCAGGCACCCCCAGGGGAGAAG CTGGCCACCGCGGGGACGCTTGGGGACAACTGCACCATCGAGCCCATCATGCTCCAACTCTCACCATGGACCTCCCTGCACCAG GCCCATCACCTCTTTgagctgctgaagctgcagcGCATCTTTGTCACCCGCTttggggagctggtgggagcCGTCAGCCGGGTGGAG CTGCGGAGAGCAATCGAGGAGCTCGCCAACCCCAAGTGA
- the LOC121085642 gene encoding chloride channel protein ClC-Kb-like isoform X4, translated as MEHPVPEGVRGEKEEERVLVSEQSWRPCPKARRRLQAHWWLYQEVGDILVLKYLSWTMYPMALAAFSTGFSQSITPHSGGSGIPELKTILTGVVLEDYLAIQNFGAKVVGLTCTLACGSTVFLGKVGPFVHLSAMAAAYLGKMRTTVTREYEDKFKQNEMLVAAQAVGVATVFGAPISGVLFSIEVMSSHFAVRDYWRGFFAATCGAFMFRLLAVFNNDQETIAAVFKSDLRIDFPFDLLETFFFVILGAVCGLLGCAYLFCQRWLLAAVRENRLTAKLLATDKPIYTVLVVLLIASITFPPGLGQLMASRLTMKEYLTSLFDNLTWGTLAPNASSVANPHSVDPSGLWQEWCHPSATIFGTLAFFLLMKFWMLILATTLPLPAGYFMPIFIYGAAIGRLLGEVVALLFPRGLRSEGDLRPVIPGGYALAGAAAFSGSVTHAISTALLVCEATGHLSHVLPVILAVLVANAITQKHQPSFYDGTIIVKKLPYLPRIRSRHMASYKVVVEEFMERRVVTLVKSGGFEEVLVALDASVDAEYPVVESTGSPMLVGTVSRAQLVTFLQSHKHPQAPPGEKLATAGTLGDNCTIEPIMLQLSPWTSLHQAHHLFELLKLQRIFVTRFGELVGAVSRVELRRAIEELANPK; from the exons ATGGAGCACCCTGTCCCTGAGGGGGTGcgtggggagaaggaggaggagagggtgCTGGTGTcggagcagagctggagaccCTGCCCCAAAGCCCGGAGAAGGCTCCAAG CCCACTGGTGGCTTTACCAAGAGGTCGGTGACATCTTGGTGCTCAAGTACCTCTCGTGGACCATGTACCCCATGGCGCTGGCAGCCTTCTCCACCGGCTTCTCCCAGAGCATCACCCCGCACTCGGGAG GCTCCGGCATCCCAGAGCTGAAGACCATCCTGACCGGGGTGGTGCTGGAGGACTACCTGGCCATCCAAAATTTCGGAGCCAAGGTGGTGGGGTTGACCTGCACCCTGGCGTGCGGCAGCACTGTTTTCCTTGGCAAAGTG GGTCCCTTTGTCCACCTCTCTGCCATGGCCGCGGCGTATTTGGGGAAGATGCGGACCACGGTCACAAGGGAGTATGAG gACAAGTTCAAGCAGAACGAGATGCTGGTGGCAGCGCAAGCCGTCGGGGTGGCCACGGTTTTCGGGGCACCCATCAGCG GGGTGCTTTTCAGCATCGAGGTGATGTCCTCCCACTTTGCCGTGCGGGATTACTGGCGGGGCTTTTTCGCTGCGACCTGCGGTGCCTTCATGTTTCGCCTCCTCGCCGTCTTCAACAACGATCAAG AAACCATCGCAGCTGTTTTTAAGAGCGACCTCAGGATTGATTTCCCCTTCGACCTCCTGGAGACCTTCTTTTTTGTGATTTTGGG GGCCGTCTGCGGGCTCCTGGGCTGTGCTTACCTCTTCTGCCAGCGCTGGCTGCTGGCGGCCGTCAGAGAGAACCGGCTCACGGCCAAGCTGCTGGCCACCGA CAAGCCCATCTACacagtgctggtggtgctgctcaTCGCCTCCATCACCTTCCcgcctgggctggggcagctgatGGCCTCCAGG CTCACCATGAAGGAATATCTCACCTCCCTCTTTGACAACCTCACGTGGGGCACGCTGGCCCCCAACGCCTCCTCGGTAGCCAACCCCCACAGCGTGGACCCTTCAGGGCTCTGGCAGGAGTGGTGCCACCCCTCTGCCACCATCTTCGGCACCTTGGCCTTCTTCCTACTGATGAAG TTCTGGATGCTGATCCTGGCCaccaccctgcccctgcccgctgGCTACTTCATGCCCATCTTCATCTACG GAGCCGCCATCGGGCGCTTACTGGGGGAGGTGGTGGCCCTGCTCTTCCCCCGAGGCCTCCGTTCGGAGGGGGACCTGCGCCCCGTCATCCCTGGTGGCTACGCCCTGGCCG GCGCAGCCGCCTTTTCAGGCTCAGTGACCCACGCCATCTCCACGGCTTTACTGGTGTGCGAGGCCACCGGTCACCTGAGCCACGTCCTCCCCGTCATCCTGGCCGTGCTGGTGGCCAACGCCATCACCCAGAAACATCAACCATCCTTCTACGATGGCACCATCATTGTCAAGAAGCTGCCCTACCTACCCCGCATCCGCAGCCGGCACATGGC TTCCTACAAAGTGGTGGTGGAGGAGTTCATGGAGCGCCGGGTGGTGACCTTGGTTAAGAGTGGTGGCTTCGAGGAGGTGCTGGTGGCCTTGGATGCCTCTGTTGATGCCGAATACCCCGTGGTGGAGAGCACAG GGTCACCCATGCTGGTGGGCACTgtcagcagagcccagctggtCACCTTTCTCCAGAGCCACAAGCATCCCCAGGCACCCCCAGGGGAGAAG CTGGCCACCGCGGGGACGCTTGGGGACAACTGCACCATCGAGCCCATCATGCTCCAACTCTCACCATGGACCTCCCTGCACCAG GCCCATCACCTCTTTgagctgctgaagctgcagcGCATCTTTGTCACCCGCTttggggagctggtgggagcCGTCAGCCGGGTGGAG CTGCGGAGAGCAATCGAGGAGCTCGCCAACCCCAAGTGA
- the HSPB7 gene encoding heat shock protein beta-7, translating to MNVQSSAAFRSEHSFHRAASPAGTMELFGSFVRPRGETLGFPARPGNTGAVKTLGNTYQFTVDVTDFAPEDIIVTTSNNQIEVHAEKLAADGTVMNTFTHKCQLPEDVDPTSVSSSLGDDGTLTIRAQRQPAKHTDHVQQTFRTEIKI from the exons ATGAACGTGCAATCCTCGGCTGCTTTCCGATCGGAGCACAGCTTCCACCGGGCAGCGTCGCCCGCCGGCACCATGGAGCTTTTTGGGAGCTTCGTCCGGCCCCGCGGCGAGACCTTGGGGTTCCCAG CTCGGCCTGGCAACACCGGCGCCGTGAAGACCTTGGGCAACACCTATCAGTTCACAGTGGATGTCACCGACTTTGCCCCCGAGGACATCATCGTCACCACCTCCAACAACCAGATCGAGGTGCATGCCGAGAAG ctggCCGCAGATGGCACCGTCATGAACACCTTCACCCACAAATGCCAGCTGCCCGAAGACGTGGACCCCACATCGGTGTCGTCCTCGCTGGGGGATGACGGCACGCTGACCATCCGGGCTCAGCGACAGCCCGCCAAGCACACCGACCATGTCCAGCAAACCTTCCGGACTGAGATCAAGATCTGA